A window of Ignavibacteriales bacterium contains these coding sequences:
- the gyrA gene encoding DNA gyrase subunit A has protein sequence MTTIFEKVVPVSLEEEMKSSYIDYAMSVIVARALPDVRDGLKPVHRRVLFGMHELGVPHNKPYKKSARIVGEVLGKYHPHGDTAVYDSMVRMVQDFSLRYPLVDGQGNFGSVDGDSPAAMRYTEARLARIADEMLRDLDKNTVAFATNFDESLQEPTVLPSYLPNLLVNGASGIAVGMATNIPPHNLGEIIDGLVATIENPKLKPEELIKIVKAPDFPTGGIIYGYEGVKEAFLTGRGKIVIRAKANIETLKNDRENIIITEIPYQVNKATLIERIADLVREGKIDGISNIRDESDRDGMRIVIELKRDGQPALTLNQLFKHTAMQVTFGVIMLALVNGQPKVLTLQQMMQYFLEHRMEVLKKRTQFDLDAAERRAHILEGYIIALDNIDAVIQTIKKSKDTETAKNNLMKKFKLSEIQAKAILDMRLQRLTGLERQKIEDEYKETIKFIEKLKGILTNEKKRWNIIKDELLALRERYADERRTSIERELKEFALEDIIAEEDVVVTITHGGFIKRFPVSGYRKQGRGGKGVTGAGTREEDFIEHMFIASTHHYIMFFTDRGKCYWLKVHEIPEGGRATKGRSILNLIEKDKEENITAFVTVKEFTDDKFIVMATERGTVKKTVLSAYSNIRKGGINAISLAAGDRLIEAKLSEGKNEIIIGTKNGMACRFNEKDVRNMGRTATGVRGIRLGKGDAVIGMIVIRNATTLMVVTEKGFGKRSEIEDYRLSRRGGKGVITVKTSDRNGKLIAIKEVNDSDELVIITTGGMVIRQAVKELRVMGRNTQGVRLIRLNEGDDIADIARVVPEEENGNGNGEE, from the coding sequence ATGACAACGATATTTGAAAAAGTAGTTCCCGTATCACTTGAAGAAGAAATGAAATCATCTTACATAGATTATGCAATGAGCGTAATTGTTGCGCGCGCATTGCCCGATGTAAGAGACGGATTAAAACCGGTTCACCGCAGAGTATTATTCGGCATGCACGAGCTTGGAGTTCCTCACAACAAACCATATAAAAAATCCGCACGCATAGTTGGTGAAGTGCTTGGTAAATATCATCCGCACGGAGATACAGCGGTTTATGATTCAATGGTGCGCATGGTTCAAGATTTTTCTCTGCGTTATCCTTTGGTGGACGGACAAGGAAACTTCGGTTCGGTTGACGGCGACTCACCCGCGGCAATGCGTTACACTGAAGCGCGTCTTGCAAGAATTGCAGACGAAATGCTTCGCGACTTGGACAAGAACACAGTTGCATTCGCAACAAACTTTGATGAATCATTACAAGAGCCGACAGTTCTGCCATCTTACTTGCCAAACTTATTAGTAAACGGCGCAAGCGGTATTGCGGTTGGCATGGCAACAAATATTCCGCCGCATAATCTTGGCGAAATAATTGACGGACTTGTTGCAACAATAGAAAATCCAAAACTGAAACCGGAAGAGTTAATAAAAATTGTTAAAGCGCCGGATTTTCCAACGGGCGGAATTATCTACGGCTATGAAGGAGTGAAAGAAGCATTCCTTACCGGACGCGGAAAAATTGTTATCCGCGCAAAAGCCAACATAGAAACTTTAAAGAACGATAGAGAAAATATTATCATCACGGAAATTCCATATCAAGTTAACAAAGCAACTTTGATAGAAAGAATTGCTGATCTTGTGCGCGAAGGAAAAATTGACGGCATCTCAAACATCCGCGATGAATCAGACCGCGACGGCATGCGCATAGTTATTGAATTGAAACGTGACGGGCAGCCGGCGCTGACGTTAAATCAGCTTTTCAAACACACGGCAATGCAGGTAACATTCGGCGTTATAATGCTTGCGCTAGTGAACGGACAGCCGAAAGTTTTAACACTTCAGCAGATGATGCAGTATTTCCTCGAACACAGAATGGAGGTGCTGAAAAAACGCACACAGTTCGATCTTGATGCAGCAGAAAGACGCGCACACATTTTAGAAGGATACATAATTGCGCTCGACAACATTGATGCGGTGATTCAGACAATCAAGAAATCGAAAGACACCGAGACTGCAAAAAATAATTTGATGAAGAAGTTCAAGCTTTCGGAAATTCAAGCGAAAGCAATACTCGACATGCGTCTGCAGCGCTTAACGGGACTTGAAAGACAAAAGATAGAAGACGAATACAAAGAGACGATCAAGTTCATCGAAAAACTGAAAGGCATTTTAACAAACGAAAAGAAAAGATGGAACATAATTAAAGACGAGCTTCTTGCACTAAGAGAAAGATATGCCGATGAACGCAGAACTTCCATCGAACGCGAACTGAAAGAATTTGCGCTGGAAGATATAATTGCCGAGGAAGATGTTGTTGTAACAATTACACACGGCGGATTTATCAAACGTTTTCCGGTTAGCGGTTACAGAAAACAAGGAAGAGGCGGTAAAGGTGTAACGGGCGCGGGAACAAGAGAAGAAGATTTTATAGAGCACATGTTCATTGCGTCAACGCATCACTACATTATGTTCTTCACCGATCGCGGAAAATGTTACTGGCTCAAAGTCCACGAAATTCCCGAAGGCGGACGCGCGACAAAAGGAAGATCTATTTTAAATCTTATCGAAAAAGATAAAGAAGAAAACATCACTGCGTTCGTTACGGTAAAAGAATTCACCGATGATAAATTTATTGTGATGGCAACCGAAAGAGGAACTGTTAAGAAAACAGTTCTCTCGGCATATTCGAATATCCGCAAAGGAGGAATAAACGCAATCAGCCTTGCTGCGGGCGACCGTTTGATAGAAGCGAAACTGAGCGAAGGAAAAAATGAGATCATCATCGGCACAAAAAACGGAATGGCGTGCCGATTCAACGAAAAAGATGTCCGCAATATGGGCAGAACTGCAACGGGCGTGCGCGGAATTAGATTAGGCAAAGGCGATGCTGTAATTGGAATGATTGTAATACGCAACGCAACCACATTGATGGTAGTTACAGAAAAAGGATTCGGCAAACGTTCCGAGATAGAAGATTATAGATTATCAAGACGCGGCGGTAAAGGAGTTATTACTGTAAAGACATCGGACAGAAACGGAAAACTGATTGCGATAAAAGAAGTGAATGATTCGGATGAATTAGTAATTATTACAACAGGCGGAATGGTAATTCGTCAAGCAGTAAAAGAACTGCGCGTGATGGGAAGAAATACACAAGGCGTAAGATTAATACGCTTGAATGAAGGCGACGACATTGCCGATATTGCACGCGTAGTTCCTGAAGAAGAAAACGGAAATGGAAACGGAGAAGAATAA
- a CDS encoding site-specific DNA-methyltransferase, producing MRTTIRNNGTKTSAFGSPGRINHDATTFYESRLYEGLRVIETKDFTENPIPENHLNRIFIKSSERMEELPDNSVHLMVTSPPYNVGKEYDDNLTLKEYRELIKNIWKEVYRVLVPGGRACVNIANLGRKPYLPLHSYIIDDMLEMGYLMRGEIIWNKANSGSPSTAWGSWLSAKNPILRDIHEYILIFSKGSYGREQNKFLKSTINKEEFLELTKSVWTFSAESARKIGHPAPFPLELPYRLIQLYTFENDIVLDPFMGSGQTAIAAVKTKRNYIGYDISKEYVKLAEKRIKDFVTITTTPTLFDPPQKYKTAKKRKSNKNKFSTTTIFEEEVLNHNLTHSLKKSENKIKSTSKKTF from the coding sequence ATGCGTACAACAATAAGAAATAACGGAACAAAAACGAGCGCCTTCGGATCGCCCGGCAGAATCAATCATGACGCCACAACTTTTTATGAAAGCAGGCTTTATGAAGGACTGCGAGTAATAGAAACAAAAGATTTTACAGAAAATCCAATACCAGAAAATCATTTAAACAGAATATTTATTAAATCAAGCGAGAGGATGGAAGAACTGCCAGACAACTCTGTTCATTTAATGGTTACTTCTCCGCCATATAATGTTGGAAAAGAATACGACGACAACCTTACTCTTAAGGAATACAGGGAATTAATAAAAAATATTTGGAAAGAAGTTTACAGAGTTCTTGTACCAGGAGGGCGCGCGTGTGTTAATATTGCAAACTTAGGTCGCAAACCGTATTTACCACTTCACTCATATATAATAGACGACATGTTAGAGATGGGTTATTTAATGCGTGGAGAGATTATTTGGAACAAGGCAAATAGCGGAAGCCCGTCAACAGCGTGGGGTAGTTGGTTATCCGCAAAGAATCCAATTCTTAGAGATATTCATGAATACATATTAATTTTTTCGAAAGGCTCATATGGGAGAGAACAAAATAAATTTCTTAAGAGCACTATAAACAAAGAAGAATTTTTAGAGTTAACAAAAAGCGTTTGGACCTTTTCTGCCGAATCAGCAAGAAAGATAGGGCATCCCGCACCATTCCCCCTTGAACTTCCATATCGACTAATACAACTCTATACATTTGAGAATGATATAGTGCTTGATCCATTTATGGGAAGCGGACAAACGGCAATAGCTGCAGTAAAAACAAAACGAAATTATATTGGTTATGATATAAGTAAAGAATATGTAAAGTTGGCCGAGAAAAGAATAAAAGACTTTGTTACAATAACCACAACACCAACGCTCTTTGATCCGCCACAAAAATATAAAACAGCAAAAAAACGGAAATCAAATAAAAATAAATTTTCTACTACAACCATATTTGAAGAAGAAGTTCTTAATCATAATCTTACTCATAGTTTAAAAAAGAGCGAGAACAAGATTAAGAGCACGAGCAAGAAAACATTTTAA
- a CDS encoding ThaI family type II restriction endonuclease, with product MANEKIITVFRKKEIIEKIQNKLPYLFQLAEQESSRAGKLGMEVGSVRERVIVALLVSRFGEKNVETEIPITEAEIDVRVFGNPISIKTFTGKTFTGVKLIWTVDPKSALEFSQKYLPICDMILVQINWSNGGGFYYIKKETQQKVFNEIGREKYIKLPKLDTNPRGVEVTKEALKMLAENADTTKITIDWKRKDINFNPYKRWVELWEEE from the coding sequence ATGGCAAACGAAAAAATAATTACTGTTTTTAGAAAGAAAGAGATAATTGAAAAGATTCAGAACAAGCTTCCTTATTTATTTCAATTAGCAGAACAAGAAAGCTCACGTGCAGGAAAATTAGGAATGGAAGTTGGATCAGTTCGAGAAAGAGTAATTGTTGCATTATTGGTCTCAAGGTTTGGCGAAAAAAACGTAGAAACAGAAATTCCAATTACTGAAGCTGAAATAGACGTAAGGGTTTTTGGAAATCCGATCTCAATAAAAACTTTTACAGGAAAAACCTTTACTGGAGTTAAACTGATTTGGACAGTTGATCCGAAAAGCGCTCTTGAATTCTCACAGAAATACTTGCCTATTTGTGATATGATTTTGGTTCAGATTAACTGGAGTAATGGCGGCGGTTTTTATTATATCAAAAAAGAAACACAGCAGAAAGTCTTTAATGAAATTGGAAGAGAAAAATATATTAAGCTACCAAAGCTAGACACAAACCCAAGGGGAGTAGAGGTTACTAAAGAAGCATTGAAAATGCTTGCGGAAAACGCCGACACGACAAAGATTACCATTGATTGGAAAAGAAAGGATATCAATTTCAATCCGTATAAAAGATGGGTTGAGTTATGGGAGGAAGAATAA